AATATGCTGACCTTAATTTGTGCACCTCATGTGAAAAGGAGCTTTTCTATTCGTATCGGCGTGGCGACCGAAACCAGTACAATTGGGGATTTATTGGCTACATTAACTCGAATTTTAATAAATTTAGTTGAAACTTATCCTGAAACTGTGCTACTATCGCATTTTTCAGCTCATCTAAAGAAACATCGCGATTTAAAATTTGCTTAATCGATGTCACTTCAAGTTTTTGAATGCCGCATGGATTAATCCAGTTAAAGTAAGATAAATCGTTACCAACATTTAAGGCAAAACCATGATAAGAAACACCTTTACTTACAGCAATGCCAATCGAGGCGATTTTTTTATGGCCGACAAAAACACCGATTAAGGGGTGCTTGATTTCAGCGGCTATATGATATTGTGATAATACGTCGCATATAATTTGTTCTAGTTGATACACGAAAGTTTTAACCCCAATCTTATGCTC
This genomic window from candidate division WOR-3 bacterium contains:
- the lipB gene encoding lipoyl(octanoyl) transferase LipB, translated to MKNLIVYDWGILDYQTAYNRQKTLHQFRTVNLIPDALILVEHPTVFTIGKNGNLANLLVNKQILEKNKIGLYQIERGGDITVHNPGQLVGYPIFKLLEHKIGVKTFVYQLEQIICDVLSQYHIAAEIKHPLIGVFVGHKKIASIGIAVSKGVSYHGFALNVGNDLSYFNWINPCGIQKLEVTSIKQILNRDVSLDELKNAIVAQFQDKFQLNLLKFELM